In Zingiber officinale cultivar Zhangliang chromosome 1A, Zo_v1.1, whole genome shotgun sequence, a genomic segment contains:
- the LOC122037592 gene encoding 30S ribosomal protein S6 alpha, chloroplastic-like, producing MASLATSVALASLPAKLRQAPIRFLFSSSVSAPPHLRSVRPLSVGALTFDFSGSFFEDGGDEEGDGPSAVSVASVDLEDKEEPQCPPGLRQYETMAVLRPDMTEDERLALIQRYEELLVAGGGMYVEVFNRGVIPLAYSIRKKNKAGETNTYLDGIYLLFTYFTKPESMGVLESRLQADDDVIRSTSFKIRKRKY from the exons ATGGCTTCTTTAGCCACATCTGTAGCCCTCGCTTCTCTCCCGGCGAAACTCCGCCAGGCTCCTATCAGATTCCTGTTCTCCTCCTCGGTCTCCGCTCCCCCGCATCTCCGGTCTGTGAGGCCTTTGTCAGTTGGTGCCCTAACGTTCGATTTCTCAGGATCTTTTTTCGAGGATGGAGGAGATGAGGAAGGGGACGGCCCCTCCGCTGTCTCCGTTGCCTCGGTGGATTTGGAGGATAAGGAAGAGCCTCAGTGCCCCCCGGGCCTTCGACAATACGAGACCATGGCCGTGCTGCGCCCCGACATGACTGAGGACGAGCGCCTTGCCCTTATCCAACGATATGAGGAG TTGCTCGTTGCAGGGGGTGGAATGTATGTGGAAGTGTTCAACCGGGGAGTAATTCCACTGGCATATAGCATTCGTAAAAAGAACAAAGCAGGAGAAACCAATACGTACTTGGATGGCATATATCTCCTTTTCACTTATTTCACCAAACCTGAGTCCATGGGGGTTCTCGAGTCTAGGCTTCAAGCTGATGATGATGTGATCAGATCGACAAGTTTTAAGATACGAAAAAGGAAGTACTAA
- the LOC122037603 gene encoding calponin homology domain-containing protein DDB_G0272472-like isoform X1: MEDELSRAEWEIEELKRRRKEDAQANEKVVSIFAAREKRWMAERQSLRRQIQALLGELCGLKSSDAESASNLKTACNEELEEESRRRKELEKKVEAGEQVAEELKERLKKAAQDHADELQKHKSRLVELLSNQCRMESEMKRALGQMEAAKEELEVAVQEKEAAEAKLSEECAQIRKDCEQKDKVLGAVLRKSKLDAAEKQALLKEAKLLRAKKRQVEEEMERRRKMWESKHKRGNPKDLLLEYLQVEGKRDRCSSASISSDLPLSDGNYEPGLDGLQELQDWVRTRNEKHATSILEQRQHAEIEAFIEQIRQREEKLESFQRQVLGREVEMKMLRSHIEGLDASLSHLREENIKLETLLLEKEKEMELLKEQLSFLFQHYQKSDASFSLNLDACPQKALCSEVELKERKSREKHKDSQSNSTGKFSKIKVENTRSRQLRSNEENKHRASKDIDVSTINSTTPETNHFQQHDKHCRDDISAEPERAESSLREDGETSVASHSPIEEIKEVKEVSMNPINSNKRNDLQEDAEISDKFTSPEPSFARDESYWKTDIHAFGVSYNIKRLKQQLLVLEKLAGLLAKKQFTNLDTVNNDSVGANDIKIDENKQNMKGFFLMKSLLQKQVKRYQSLEEKTDELCKRLEDNYRLGSRRDTQGVRTKEQSETLMCYLEEAFELQKYIVATGQRFMEMQSKINSTFSGADAHNKSIGFNLRQFADIIRTIFRQVQKGLEVRIARIIGDLEGKLTCDSILYQ; encoded by the exons ATGGAGGATGAGCTTAGCAGAGCGGAGTGGGAGATCGAGGAGCTAAAGCGGAGGCGAAAGGAGGACGCGCAGGCGAACGAGAAGGTGGTCAGCATCTTCGCCGCCCGCGAGAAAAGATGGATGGCCGAGAGGCAGAGCCTCCGCCGTCAGATCCAGGCGCTGCTCGGCGAGCTCTGCGGCCTCAAGTCCAGTGACGCCGAGTCCGCCTCGAACTTAAAGACCGCCTGCAATGAGGAGTTGGAGGAAGAATCGAGGAGGAGAAAGgaattggagaagaaggtggaagccggCGAACAGGTGGCGGAGGAGCTGAAGGAGAGGCTCAAGAAAGCAGCGCAGGATCACGCGGATGAGCTGCAGAAGCACAAGTCGAGGCTGGTGGAACTGCTGTCGAACCAATGCCGGATGGAGTCCGAGATGAAGCGCGCGCTGGGGCAGATGGAGGCGGCCAAGGAAGAGCTCGAGGTGGCGGTGCAAGAGAAAGAAGCGGCGGAGGCGAAGCTGTCGGAGGAGTGCGCACAGATCCGGAAAGACTGCGAGCAGAAGGACAAAGTCTTGGGCGCGGTGCTGAGGAAATCCAAACTCGACGCGGCGGAGAAGCAGGCGCTGCTCAAAGAAGCGAAGTTGCTGAGGGCGAAGAAGAGGCAGGttgaggaagagatggagaggcgCAGGAAGATGTGGGAGTCGAAGCACAAGAGAGGAAACCCCAAAGATCTTCTGTTGGAGTACCTCCAAGTCGAGGGAAAGAGAGATCGCTGCTCTTCCGCTTCCATCAGCTCCGACCTGCCATTAAGCGATGGAAATTATGAACCAG GACTCGATGGCTTGCAGGAACTGCAAGACTGGGTTCGAACCCGGAATGAGAAGCATGCGACGAGCATCCTCGAGCAGAGGCAACATGCAGAGATAGAAGCTTTCATAGAGCAGATAAGACAGAGAGAAGAgaagttggaaagttttcagcGGCAGGTTCTGGGAAGGGAGGTGGAGATGAAGATGCTTCGATCTCACATCGAAGGGCTCGATGCGAGTCTGTCTCATTTGAGGGAGGAGAACATCAAACTGGAAACCCTGCTGTTGGAAAAGGAGAAGGAAATGGAGCTACTGAAGGAGCAGCTCAGCTTCCTTTTTCAGCATTATCAGAAGAGCGATGCAAGTTTCTCTCTTAATCTTGATGCTTGCCCACAGAAGGCTCTCTGCTCGGAGGTGGAACTTAAAGAGAGGAAATCAAGGGAGAAACATAAGGATTCACAGTCCAACTCTACTGGGAAATTTTCAAAGATCAAGGTTGAGAATACAAGATCGAGGCAGCTGAGGTCAAATGAAGAGAACAAACACAGGGCAAGCAAAGATATTGATGTTAGCACAATTAATTCAACTACTCCGGAAACTAATCATTTTCAGCAACATGACAAACACTGCAGAGACGATATTTCTGCGGAACCAGAAAGAGCAGAAAGCTCATTGAGGGAGGATGGTGAGACTTCGGTGGCATCACACTCTCCTATAGAAGAAATCAAAGAAGTTAAAGAGGTAAGCATGAACCCTATTAATTCTAACAAGCGAAATGATTTGCAAGAGGATGCTGAAATTTCTGACAAATTTACGTCCCCTGAGCCATCATTTGCAAGAGACGAATCTTATTGGAAGACAGACATTCATGCTTTTGGTGTCTCCTACAACATCAAAAGGTTGAAACAACAGCTACTTGTTCTTGAGAAGTTGGCTGGATTACTGGCAAAGAAACAGTTCACAAACCTGGATACAGTAAATAATGACAGTGTCGGAGCTAATGACATAAAGATTGATGaaaacaagcaaaacatgaaaggCTTCTTCCTAATGAAATCTTTGCTACAGAAACAAGTGAAAAGATATCAGTCACTAGAAGAGAAGACTGATGAGTTATGCAAGAGATTg GAGGACAATTACCGGTTAGGAAGCAGAAGAGACACACAAGGTGTCAGAACAAAGGAGCAATCTGAAACACTCATGTGCTATCTGGAAGAAGCATTTGAGCTACAGAAGTATATCGTGGCAACGGGACAGAGGTTCATGGAAATGCAGTCCAAAATTAATTCTACCTTCTCTGGAGCTGATGCACATAATAAATCTATAGGCTTCAACTTGAGGCAGTTTGCTGATATTATCAGAACTATCTTTAGGCAAGTTCAGAAAGGCCTTGAGGTGCGAATAGCTCGGATAATTGGTGATCTAGAAGGGAAGTTGACCTGTGATAGCATTCTTTATCAGTAA
- the LOC122037603 gene encoding calponin homology domain-containing protein DDB_G0272472-like isoform X2, which yields MEDELSRAEWEIEELKRRRKEDAQANEKVVSIFAAREKRWMAERQSLRRQIQALLGELCGLKSSDAESASNLKTACNEELEEESRRRKELEKKVEAGEQVAEELKERLKKAAQDHADELQKHKSRLVELLSNQCRMESEMKRALGQMEAAKEELEVAVQEKEAAEAKLSEECAQIRKDCEQKDKVLGAVLRKSKLDAAEKQALLKEAKLLRAKKRQVEEEMERRRKMWESKHKRGNPKDLLLEYLQVEGKRDRCSSASISSDLPLSDGNYEPGLDGLQELQDWVRTRNEKHATSILEQRQHAEIEAFIEQIRQREEKLESFQRQVLGREVEMKMLRSHIEGLDASLSHLREENIKLETLLLEKEKEMELLKEQLSFLFQHYQKSDASFSLNLDACPQKALCSEVELKERKSREKHKDSQSNSTGKFSKIKVENTRSRQLRSNEENKHRASKDIDVSTINSTTPETNHFQQHDKHCRDDISAEPERAESSLREDGETSVASHSPIEEIKEVKERRILLEDRHSCFWCLLQHQKVETTATCS from the exons ATGGAGGATGAGCTTAGCAGAGCGGAGTGGGAGATCGAGGAGCTAAAGCGGAGGCGAAAGGAGGACGCGCAGGCGAACGAGAAGGTGGTCAGCATCTTCGCCGCCCGCGAGAAAAGATGGATGGCCGAGAGGCAGAGCCTCCGCCGTCAGATCCAGGCGCTGCTCGGCGAGCTCTGCGGCCTCAAGTCCAGTGACGCCGAGTCCGCCTCGAACTTAAAGACCGCCTGCAATGAGGAGTTGGAGGAAGAATCGAGGAGGAGAAAGgaattggagaagaaggtggaagccggCGAACAGGTGGCGGAGGAGCTGAAGGAGAGGCTCAAGAAAGCAGCGCAGGATCACGCGGATGAGCTGCAGAAGCACAAGTCGAGGCTGGTGGAACTGCTGTCGAACCAATGCCGGATGGAGTCCGAGATGAAGCGCGCGCTGGGGCAGATGGAGGCGGCCAAGGAAGAGCTCGAGGTGGCGGTGCAAGAGAAAGAAGCGGCGGAGGCGAAGCTGTCGGAGGAGTGCGCACAGATCCGGAAAGACTGCGAGCAGAAGGACAAAGTCTTGGGCGCGGTGCTGAGGAAATCCAAACTCGACGCGGCGGAGAAGCAGGCGCTGCTCAAAGAAGCGAAGTTGCTGAGGGCGAAGAAGAGGCAGGttgaggaagagatggagaggcgCAGGAAGATGTGGGAGTCGAAGCACAAGAGAGGAAACCCCAAAGATCTTCTGTTGGAGTACCTCCAAGTCGAGGGAAAGAGAGATCGCTGCTCTTCCGCTTCCATCAGCTCCGACCTGCCATTAAGCGATGGAAATTATGAACCAG GACTCGATGGCTTGCAGGAACTGCAAGACTGGGTTCGAACCCGGAATGAGAAGCATGCGACGAGCATCCTCGAGCAGAGGCAACATGCAGAGATAGAAGCTTTCATAGAGCAGATAAGACAGAGAGAAGAgaagttggaaagttttcagcGGCAGGTTCTGGGAAGGGAGGTGGAGATGAAGATGCTTCGATCTCACATCGAAGGGCTCGATGCGAGTCTGTCTCATTTGAGGGAGGAGAACATCAAACTGGAAACCCTGCTGTTGGAAAAGGAGAAGGAAATGGAGCTACTGAAGGAGCAGCTCAGCTTCCTTTTTCAGCATTATCAGAAGAGCGATGCAAGTTTCTCTCTTAATCTTGATGCTTGCCCACAGAAGGCTCTCTGCTCGGAGGTGGAACTTAAAGAGAGGAAATCAAGGGAGAAACATAAGGATTCACAGTCCAACTCTACTGGGAAATTTTCAAAGATCAAGGTTGAGAATACAAGATCGAGGCAGCTGAGGTCAAATGAAGAGAACAAACACAGGGCAAGCAAAGATATTGATGTTAGCACAATTAATTCAACTACTCCGGAAACTAATCATTTTCAGCAACATGACAAACACTGCAGAGACGATATTTCTGCGGAACCAGAAAGAGCAGAAAGCTCATTGAGGGAGGATGGTGAGACTTCGGTGGCATCACACTCTCCTATAGAAGAAATCAAAGAAGTTAAAGAG AGACGAATCTTATTGGAAGACAGACATTCATGCTTTTGGTGTCTCCTACAACATCAAAAGGTTGAAACAACAGCTACTTGTTCTTGA